From the genome of Chloroflexota bacterium:
CTAAACATGTTGTCACATCATATCTGGAACGCTCGATGCCCTCTGTCTAACCCGTTTGCTACAAGGTCAGCGCCTTCTAGTAACTTGCAGTCACAATTCCCAGGCGACAAGTGGCAATGCGGTATACCCGGTAGTCCGCAGAGGGGGGCCGAGGTTCTTTCCCCTATTCAAGTACGATGGGAATCCATTCGGAGATTCTTACTAAATCGCCCTGCTCTGCACTCCATCTGTATAGCATTACGTGATCTGCGAAGTATCGTTTGGTCTCGGTAAACCGCCATGAGGGATAGCCTTCCCAGTCCAGCTCATAGCTGATAGCCGCGTCATAGAACGCCTGGCTATCGAAATTAGCAGCACCTACAGCTTCTACTGCTTTCCTCACAATATCGATCGTGTAACCCTGTTGCTGGATGCCACCTATGTAGCCTTGAGGTGAAGAACGAAGTATCGCGTCGGCCTCCCCAGCATGGTATTTCCTCAGTATCTCTATGGCCAATTCGACCCGGGGATATGACTGATTCCACCACAGCGTGGCTCCATGTCCGCTCACCGTACCGTCGAGCCCCGGCCAGCCCACCAGATCTACAACCAAGCCCTTAAAGGCACATAGGGCATCAAGGCCGATAAAGTTGGCAGCATGTCCTCTGCTTCGGTAATCCCTGATGAAAGTGGCTGTTCCTATGCCGGTTGCGGGAGGAAGAATATAGTCGCAATCTTTCAGTGCAGGTATTTCACCAGACCAAGTCGATTGACCCATAGGAACTAGAAAACCGGCAACATAATCGAACTTATCCGGGTGGGCTTGGCAGTATTCCTTTGCTGCCTTGGTAACTTCGACCATATAGGGTTCATACCAACCGGCGCTACCAATCTTGGGC
Proteins encoded in this window:
- a CDS encoding ABC transporter substrate-binding protein; this encodes MKGWYKILTTVVSCFVVLALLSTLVIGCGKKNGEEVTIVIGNLTDVTGPAASALMDITRSLDDLVRYTNEEDPIPGVKLRVVTFDTRYDPSRDIPGYDWCRDKGAKLIITPLPTTGESVKAFSDRDKIPLCTAAATAPMLQTPGWTFCFNSPAMYQVNAMLKWVSDQWPNYPTKPKIGSAGWYEPYMVEVTKAAKEYCQAHPDKFDYVAGFLVPMGQSTWSGEIPALKDCDYILPPATGIGTATFIRDYRSRGHAANFIGLDALCAFKGLVVDLVGWPGLDGTVSGHGATLWWNQSYPRVELAIEILRKYHAGEADAILRSSPQGYIGGIQQQGYTIDIVRKAVEAVGAANFDSQAFYDAAISYELDWEGYPSWRFTETKRYFADHVMLYRWSAEQGDLVRISEWIPIVLE